A window from uncultured Desulfobacter sp. encodes these proteins:
- a CDS encoding NAD(+)/NADH kinase, with the protein MSKQRIGLVIKDEDHAQDKAQELIQHLGDRCLVIDTQAPTPPPIPDDLICIVVLGGDGTFLSVARYIGNSDIPLMGIKFGEVGFLAETTEDLLCKSVEAVFEGKYTIRERSRLNIRVVRNRERIVDEDVLNDAVINKAALSRLASCAVYLDDAYLTTYRADGLIVATPTGSTAYSLAAGGPVVHPAVRSTILTPICPFTLTNRPLLIPDHTRVKICLEGSPEDMILTLDGQEGYDMETCDRIYIQKSRHKLKMISFDDHSYFKVLKTRLHWSGGRS; encoded by the coding sequence GTGAGTAAGCAGCGCATCGGACTTGTAATTAAAGATGAGGACCACGCCCAGGACAAAGCCCAGGAATTAATTCAGCATCTCGGGGACAGATGCCTGGTCATTGACACCCAGGCGCCAACACCGCCGCCCATCCCCGACGATCTGATCTGCATTGTTGTGCTCGGCGGAGACGGCACATTCTTAAGCGTGGCCCGGTATATTGGTAATTCGGACATCCCTTTGATGGGTATCAAATTCGGCGAGGTGGGATTTCTGGCCGAAACCACTGAGGATCTTTTGTGTAAATCGGTTGAGGCAGTATTTGAAGGAAAGTACACAATCCGGGAGCGCAGCCGCCTGAATATCCGGGTCGTACGAAACCGTGAACGCATCGTGGATGAGGATGTGCTAAATGACGCGGTCATTAATAAGGCAGCCCTGTCAAGGCTTGCCTCATGTGCAGTCTATCTGGATGATGCCTACCTGACCACCTACCGGGCCGACGGACTGATTGTGGCCACACCCACGGGCTCCACAGCCTATTCACTGGCTGCAGGGGGACCGGTGGTTCATCCAGCCGTCCGCTCCACCATTTTGACCCCGATCTGCCCGTTTACCCTGACCAACCGGCCGTTGCTCATTCCGGACCATACCCGGGTGAAAATCTGTCTGGAGGGCAGTCCCGAGGATATGATTTTAACCCTGGACGGCCAGGAGGGATATGACATGGAAACCTGTGACAGGATATATATTCAAAAAAGCCGTCACAAACTGAAAATGATCTCCTTTGATGACCACTCCTATTTCAAGGTGCTCAAAACACGGCTGCACTGGAGCGGCGGCAGATCCTAA
- a CDS encoding exonuclease domain-containing protein, with protein MMLNKKNKFLCFAAAVTLFPSIFFLLIMGGFWLKLSPTKQNLLFEMIKADGIYFFIGFLMFFEIVGYTIYIVLNKFFIPLAKIPDEISVMSTVNCAHRINTEGTNEIQTIVKAINLFADHYENVKKTIKEEINRKRAELQIEKNMLASFLDELPQGIIACNTEGQINLFNKKAKILEAPNHIIGIGRSIFNIIDREIITNALYEINVKKPDKHAAASSSFITLSPSNVLIKADISPISDQRDNFAGFIVVFYNIGKDFELYAKIDNIFKGTANDILSYLDKIKKEKTVTREITLIEDNLKRSEKNYIDKIKERLPFLVVSDRDILTTIQKRAGETLNISLKPEFPAHINWIRIETYSFIYAFLSILTLLKKKTFRRAFSCTLFKESNFLAFFFNIPNAEKNRDIFRDENFFLTLKDFLNYHEAQISLSFNEKSERGIKIMIPLAEMNESEEVRNIVIARDADERPDFFDFDLFTKRKSDTQLNEMPLKEIAYTVFDTETTGLDTKKDEIISIGAVRIVSGRILTTEKFDQLIDPKMPIPLESERIHGISDDMVKAKPDIKEVLPIFHKFCEDTVLVAHNAAFDMKMFSRKEAEAQIKFDAPVLDTLLLALIVYPMVEKHNMVSIARFAGIDIVGRHTAIGDASATAQIFLKFIPLLAKKGIHTLNDAIEASKKTLYSKLKY; from the coding sequence ATGATGTTAAACAAAAAAAATAAATTTTTATGTTTTGCAGCCGCCGTTACTCTGTTCCCATCTATTTTCTTTTTATTGATCATGGGGGGGTTTTGGCTAAAACTTTCCCCCACAAAGCAGAATCTTTTATTTGAAATGATAAAGGCGGACGGAATCTATTTTTTCATCGGTTTTCTAATGTTTTTTGAGATTGTCGGCTACACGATCTATATCGTCTTGAATAAATTTTTTATTCCCTTGGCCAAAATCCCAGATGAAATTTCCGTAATGTCAACTGTGAATTGCGCCCACCGGATAAACACGGAAGGAACAAACGAAATTCAAACCATCGTAAAGGCCATCAACCTCTTTGCCGATCACTACGAAAATGTGAAAAAAACCATCAAAGAAGAGATCAACCGAAAAAGAGCCGAGTTGCAAATAGAAAAAAATATGCTCGCATCATTTTTGGATGAACTACCCCAGGGGATCATTGCCTGCAATACCGAAGGCCAGATCAATCTTTTCAACAAAAAGGCCAAAATTTTAGAAGCCCCAAACCATATCATCGGAATCGGCAGATCTATTTTCAATATCATTGATCGAGAGATCATCACCAATGCGCTTTATGAAATAAACGTGAAAAAGCCGGACAAACACGCAGCGGCATCGTCGTCTTTCATCACCTTAAGCCCCAGCAATGTCTTGATCAAGGCGGACATCTCGCCGATCTCGGATCAACGTGACAATTTTGCCGGATTCATCGTCGTTTTCTACAACATAGGAAAAGACTTTGAGCTGTATGCCAAAATCGACAACATTTTCAAAGGTACCGCCAACGATATTCTTTCTTATCTCGATAAGATAAAAAAAGAGAAAACGGTCACAAGGGAAATCACCCTCATAGAAGACAATTTAAAGCGATCAGAAAAAAATTATATTGATAAAATAAAAGAGCGTCTGCCGTTTCTGGTGGTGTCTGACAGGGACATCCTAACGACGATCCAAAAAAGAGCCGGGGAAACCCTTAATATTTCGTTAAAGCCCGAATTCCCGGCTCACATCAACTGGATTAGAATCGAAACCTACTCTTTTATCTATGCGTTTTTATCCATTTTGACCCTGTTGAAAAAGAAGACATTTAGAAGAGCGTTTAGCTGTACACTTTTTAAAGAGTCAAATTTTCTGGCGTTTTTCTTTAATATTCCGAATGCTGAAAAAAACCGGGATATTTTTAGAGATGAGAACTTCTTTTTAACCCTGAAAGATTTCTTGAATTATCATGAGGCGCAAATCAGTTTAAGTTTTAATGAAAAGAGCGAAAGGGGTATCAAAATTATGATTCCCCTGGCTGAAATGAATGAGTCGGAGGAGGTGCGCAACATTGTCATCGCCCGGGATGCAGATGAGCGGCCCGATTTTTTCGATTTCGATCTTTTTACAAAACGAAAATCCGACACCCAATTAAATGAGATGCCGTTAAAAGAGATCGCTTATACGGTTTTTGATACGGAAACCACCGGGCTCGATACCAAAAAGGATGAAATCATTTCCATCGGCGCGGTCAGAATCGTAAGCGGCAGGATTTTGACGACGGAAAAGTTCGACCAGCTGATAGACCCGAAAATGCCCATCCCCCTTGAGTCTGAAAGAATTCACGGCATCAGTGACGACATGGTCAAGGCAAAGCCAGACATCAAAGAGGTGTTGCCGATTTTTCATAAATTTTGCGAAGATACGGTTTTGGTGGCCCATAATGCCGCATTCGATATGAAGATGTTTTCAAGAAAAGAGGCGGAAGCCCAAATTAAATTTGACGCCCCGGTTTTAGATACCCTCCTGCTTGCCTTGATTGTTTATCCGATGGTCGAAAAACACAATATGGTCTCCATCGCCCGCTTTGCAGGAATTGATATTGTAGGCCGTCACACGGCCATCGGGGATGCCTCGGCAACGGCCCAGATTTTTCTTAAATTTATCCCGCTGCTTGCAAAAAAAGGAATTCATACGTTAAATGACGCAATTGAAGCGTCAAAAAAGACACTATACTCAAAATTAAAATATTGA
- a CDS encoding TIGR00725 family protein: MSLAFDLENNLINLRSAQVFSPESRSWGHLDDIPAELAPVSETDAVTQLQQQSGRCRVPVGILGGRKASEEQLADALALGKLIAQMGLTLICGGRQGVMEAACKGASEAGGICVGLLPDENPENANPYVTIPLATGIGVARNAILTRAALCLVAIGGGYGTLSEIAFGLQFEKEVFGLSGAPNIPGMFPCRSPKETAARIARVVLNLPQ, from the coding sequence ATGTCATTGGCTTTTGATTTAGAAAACAATCTTATTAATCTGCGTTCGGCGCAGGTTTTTTCCCCGGAAAGCCGGAGCTGGGGCCACCTGGATGATATTCCGGCAGAACTTGCCCCGGTATCGGAAACGGATGCGGTCACCCAGCTGCAACAACAGAGTGGCCGCTGCCGGGTGCCGGTGGGTATTCTGGGAGGCCGAAAGGCGTCCGAAGAACAGCTTGCAGATGCGCTGGCATTGGGCAAGCTCATTGCCCAGATGGGGTTGACGCTGATCTGCGGCGGGCGCCAGGGGGTGATGGAGGCCGCCTGTAAAGGCGCGTCGGAGGCCGGCGGCATCTGCGTGGGGCTGCTGCCCGATGAAAATCCGGAAAACGCCAATCCCTATGTCACCATCCCCCTGGCCACAGGAATCGGCGTGGCCAGAAACGCAATTCTGACACGGGCCGCCCTTTGCCTTGTGGCCATCGGCGGGGGCTACGGTACCCTTTCAGAGATTGCCTTTGGCCTGCAGTTTGAAAAAGAGGTATTTGGTCTTTCCGGTGCGCCCAATATTCCGGGGATGTTCCCCTGCCGCAGCCCCAAGGAGACTGCCGCCCGCATTGCCCGGGTGGTTTTGAATCTGCCACAATAG
- a CDS encoding alpha/beta hydrolase: MQVKLNGIELAYNEEGNGPAVLLIHGFPLCRKMWRPQMQALAGAGFRAVVPDLRGFGESEPGAKTGSTDLLADDLIALLDHLGIEKAVVGGMSMGGYVMLNLLARYPERFSAACFIVTRADADDETARGKRNHLISEIQAGRPEVVPNAFTPLIFADQTVADRPELVEEVRGWMTATSPAGFVVGLEAIRDRDDSSALLPQLKIPALVMGATEDKAIPSEKSQEMAKQIPGARLCMVADAGHMVNMEQSEDFNAALIDFLCAD, encoded by the coding sequence ATGCAAGTAAAGCTTAATGGCATTGAGTTGGCTTATAATGAAGAAGGAAATGGGCCTGCCGTATTGTTGATTCACGGATTTCCCCTTTGCCGGAAAATGTGGCGTCCCCAGATGCAGGCGTTGGCTGGGGCGGGTTTCCGGGCTGTGGTTCCCGATCTGAGAGGGTTTGGGGAAAGTGAGCCGGGTGCAAAGACCGGTTCTACGGATCTGTTGGCCGATGATTTGATCGCGTTGCTGGATCATTTGGGGATCGAGAAAGCCGTGGTCGGCGGCATGTCCATGGGCGGGTATGTGATGCTCAACTTGCTGGCCCGTTATCCAGAACGCTTTTCCGCCGCCTGTTTTATCGTCACCCGGGCGGATGCCGATGATGAAACCGCCCGGGGCAAGCGCAACCATTTGATCTCGGAAATTCAGGCAGGCCGCCCGGAAGTTGTGCCCAATGCGTTTACCCCGCTTATTTTTGCTGATCAGACGGTTGCCGATCGTCCTGAACTGGTGGAAGAGGTGCGCGGCTGGATGACGGCAACGTCTCCTGCCGGGTTTGTTGTGGGGCTGGAGGCGATTCGGGATCGGGATGATTCATCGGCGTTGCTGCCCCAGCTGAAAATTCCCGCATTGGTCATGGGGGCAACAGAGGATAAGGCGATCCCTTCGGAAAAATCCCAGGAGATGGCCAAGCAAATCCCCGGTGCCCGGCTTTGCATGGTGGCCGATGCCGGTCATATGGTAAATATGGAGCAGTCGGAAGATTTTAATGCCGCGTTAATTGATTTTTTATGTGCTGACTGA
- a CDS encoding 2-hydroxyacid dehydrogenase, protein MNILFAASENSWGGFFDIIRSELPHHTFKATGKFQIDSLKGIDVLIPTMSAVTQEVLENADRLKLIQQCGSGLEGVDIEAAKKKNIPVCNVPTDISGNADSVAELGIYMMIGLSRNIPAMAQNMANKKMGEPQGMSLQGKTAGIIGLGGIGKALIRRLKTFDMRIMGIKQNTPERAKKELGIDWAGPPDEMCKMLKESDYVILSLPLTAESRDIINSDTISYMKKGAFIINLSRGGVINKEALEKALASGQVAGAGLDVFWEEPPAPDDSLFGYNIISTPHVAGSTDVSMRGIVKVVSDNIRRLENKQAPLYSK, encoded by the coding sequence ATGAATATTCTTTTTGCTGCATCCGAAAATTCCTGGGGCGGTTTTTTCGATATAATCCGCTCAGAATTACCCCATCACACTTTTAAGGCAACCGGGAAATTTCAGATAGATAGTCTCAAAGGCATTGATGTCTTAATTCCGACCATGTCAGCGGTAACCCAGGAGGTACTGGAAAATGCGGACCGCTTGAAACTGATACAACAATGCGGTTCAGGCCTTGAAGGGGTAGATATTGAGGCGGCCAAAAAGAAAAATATACCCGTTTGCAATGTCCCGACAGATATTTCAGGCAATGCGGACTCCGTTGCGGAATTGGGAATATATATGATGATCGGGTTATCCAGAAACATTCCCGCCATGGCCCAAAACATGGCAAACAAAAAAATGGGAGAACCCCAGGGAATGTCCCTGCAGGGCAAAACAGCGGGCATCATCGGCCTTGGCGGTATCGGAAAGGCGCTGATCAGAAGACTGAAAACATTTGATATGCGAATCATGGGCATCAAACAGAATACCCCTGAACGGGCCAAAAAAGAACTTGGCATCGATTGGGCCGGCCCCCCGGATGAAATGTGCAAAATGCTAAAAGAATCCGATTATGTGATCCTCAGCCTTCCGCTGACTGCTGAAAGCAGAGATATAATCAATAGCGATACAATTTCCTATATGAAAAAAGGGGCGTTTATCATAAACCTGTCCAGGGGCGGAGTAATAAATAAAGAAGCACTGGAGAAGGCGCTTGCCTCGGGACAAGTTGCCGGGGCGGGCCTGGATGTGTTCTGGGAAGAACCGCCTGCCCCGGATGACAGTCTCTTTGGATATAATATTATTTCAACACCCCATGTCGCAGGTTCTACCGATGTTTCAATGAGAGGTATTGTAAAGGTGGTCTCGGACAATATCCGCAGGCTGGAGAACAAGCAGGCCCCGCTTTATTCAAAATAA
- a CDS encoding AEC family transporter: protein MNMFIVVSQSVGIMFFIGFLGFFVAKRKLVPIDVLDLLSPLVLEIALPSLIFFRIIKTFKPANFPGWYLYPIYWMIFTIAAILMSNIFKRLFQKEIQEETNLALVFQNGLFIPIIVITETFGADASLLVDLFLFTIFYPAFFFNTYHLFFKKGKQKFSLKKTINSVMIATALGLLLKFTNGDQLIPEFILTALKMVGGMTIPLLMLIIGGNIYVDLQKTGKAVWSEIIKFIVVKNILFPMIGLGIILLFRLEYNIAFIIVMQAATPPLTALPIFASRAQGNREIVNQYLVSSLMFTLISLPLVLFVFDYLYNYFE from the coding sequence ATGAATATGTTTATTGTTGTATCTCAATCCGTTGGAATTATGTTTTTCATTGGTTTTTTAGGCTTTTTTGTTGCTAAAAGAAAGCTGGTCCCCATAGATGTTTTAGACCTTCTTTCCCCGCTGGTTTTAGAGATTGCGCTTCCTTCTTTAATTTTTTTTCGAATAATCAAGACGTTTAAGCCGGCAAATTTTCCTGGCTGGTATTTATATCCAATCTATTGGATGATTTTTACGATCGCTGCAATACTCATGTCAAATATTTTTAAACGTCTTTTTCAAAAGGAAATCCAAGAAGAGACGAACCTGGCTCTGGTTTTTCAAAACGGCCTTTTCATTCCAATCATCGTCATCACCGAGACATTTGGCGCCGACGCGTCATTGTTAGTTGATTTATTTTTATTCACAATCTTTTATCCGGCATTTTTTTTTAACACCTACCACTTATTTTTCAAAAAAGGTAAACAGAAGTTCAGCCTTAAAAAAACAATCAATTCGGTAATGATCGCAACCGCATTGGGGCTGCTTTTAAAATTTACAAATGGGGATCAGCTGATCCCGGAATTTATTTTAACTGCCTTGAAGATGGTCGGTGGAATGACCATCCCCCTTCTTATGCTTATTATCGGTGGAAATATTTATGTGGATCTTCAAAAGACCGGCAAGGCTGTTTGGAGTGAAATAATTAAATTTATTGTTGTCAAAAATATTTTATTTCCGATGATAGGTTTAGGAATAATTCTATTGTTTAGATTAGAATACAACATCGCATTTATCATTGTGATGCAGGCCGCCACACCGCCTCTCACCGCTTTGCCGATATTTGCCTCAAGGGCCCAGGGAAACCGGGAGATCGTTAATCAATACTTGGTATCCAGCCTTATGTTTACCCTGATATCGCTACCTTTAGTTTTGTTTGTTTTTGATTATTTGTATAATTATTTTGAATAA
- a CDS encoding ADP-ribosylglycohydrolase family protein: MKSLEYFKGCLIGGAVGDALGAPIEFMSIGQIRSLFGNDGLIDYAQAYGQIGSITDDTQMTLFTAEGVILSRVRPDYQGDAGIVSAVYHALLRWLYTQETEIQEHLIKAYGTCSIIDGVLTGHKELFSQRAPGKSCLSALRSGKLGTIDNPVNDSKGCGGVMRMAPVGLMYDDAEKAFRIGCECAALTHGHPTGYLASGTFASILSRLISGETLNTAINDSISILKCHTNNEETLSVIDTALELAERATPGPDVVSKIGEGWIAEEALGISIYCSRVAGDDFKKGVLLAVNHSGDSDSTGSITGNMLGALYGVDAIPDHWIRHLELKRLIQETAVDLFDQK; this comes from the coding sequence ATGAAATCGCTTGAATATTTTAAAGGATGCCTGATCGGCGGCGCCGTTGGGGACGCTTTGGGCGCACCCATCGAATTTATGTCCATTGGTCAGATCAGGTCTTTGTTTGGAAATGACGGATTGATCGATTATGCCCAAGCTTACGGGCAGATCGGCAGTATTACCGATGATACTCAAATGACATTATTTACCGCTGAAGGGGTGATTCTATCCAGGGTCAGGCCGGACTACCAGGGCGATGCGGGTATCGTTTCGGCAGTATATCATGCCCTTTTACGATGGTTATATACCCAGGAGACCGAGATTCAGGAACATCTCATAAAGGCCTATGGGACCTGTTCAATTATTGATGGCGTGTTGACGGGACATAAAGAGCTCTTTTCACAAAGAGCTCCGGGAAAAAGCTGCTTGTCTGCCTTGCGATCCGGAAAATTGGGCACAATTGATAATCCCGTAAACGACAGTAAAGGGTGCGGCGGGGTTATGCGGATGGCTCCGGTGGGGCTGATGTATGATGATGCAGAAAAAGCATTTCGAATCGGTTGTGAATGCGCGGCACTGACCCACGGCCATCCCACCGGGTACCTGGCATCAGGAACCTTTGCCTCAATTCTTTCCAGATTAATTTCAGGGGAAACGCTTAACACCGCAATCAATGATTCCATTTCGATTTTAAAATGTCACACGAATAATGAAGAGACGTTAAGCGTTATTGATACCGCACTTGAACTGGCGGAGCGCGCAACACCAGGGCCTGATGTCGTATCTAAAATCGGAGAAGGCTGGATTGCTGAGGAAGCCCTTGGCATCAGTATTTATTGCTCACGGGTGGCCGGGGATGATTTCAAAAAGGGAGTTTTGCTGGCAGTCAATCATTCCGGAGATAGTGATTCAACAGGATCCATCACCGGTAATATGCTCGGGGCGCTGTATGGGGTTGATGCCATCCCTGACCATTGGATTCGACATCTTGAGTTGAAACGTCTGATCCAAGAAACCGCTGTCGATCTGTTTGATCAAAAATAA